In one Pseudodesulfovibrio tunisiensis genomic region, the following are encoded:
- the lpxB gene encoding lipid-A-disaccharide synthase — MHYSNPDGPIWIGAGEASGDMYGALLARELRNLNPGLKIMGMGGPAMEAQSVDVRHSMKLISLVGGTEILAGLPRIIRLLGEIKRSLMQERPRAIILLDCPDFHFRVVKIARKLGIPVYYYISPQLWAWRSGRARFLRDNVRKLICILPFEKAFYRKYDMDVEYAGHPLMDQIPLDELDTISREADRIAILPGSRNREVSSLLPEFAATARNLLRNNPNLRFSLVRAPGMEPERLAEFWPDDIPVDLVEPDDRYHAIRQARFVLAASGTVSLECALIGTPAIIAYQLSKLSVFIGRMIINVPFISLPNLIMNREIFPENIQEDARAENLTRLAESWLDDTEYSRVRSELAALRKEVGEPGAVARAAEIIFNDIPRA, encoded by the coding sequence ATGCATTATTCCAATCCTGACGGTCCGATCTGGATCGGGGCGGGCGAGGCGTCCGGCGACATGTACGGCGCTTTGCTGGCCCGCGAGTTGCGCAACCTGAATCCCGGCCTGAAGATCATGGGCATGGGCGGTCCGGCCATGGAGGCGCAGTCCGTGGACGTGCGCCATTCCATGAAGCTCATCTCGCTGGTGGGCGGTACCGAGATTCTCGCGGGGTTGCCGCGCATCATTCGGCTGCTCGGCGAAATCAAGCGATCGCTCATGCAGGAACGGCCCCGGGCCATCATCCTGCTGGACTGCCCGGACTTCCATTTCCGGGTAGTGAAGATTGCGCGCAAGCTCGGCATACCGGTCTATTACTACATCAGTCCCCAGCTCTGGGCATGGCGTTCGGGCCGGGCCAGATTTCTGCGCGACAACGTGCGCAAGCTCATCTGCATCCTGCCGTTCGAAAAGGCGTTCTACCGCAAATACGACATGGACGTGGAGTACGCCGGACATCCGCTCATGGACCAGATTCCGCTGGACGAACTGGACACGATTTCCCGCGAGGCGGACCGCATCGCCATCCTGCCGGGCAGTCGCAACAGGGAAGTCTCAAGCCTGCTGCCCGAGTTCGCGGCCACGGCCCGCAACCTGCTCCGGAACAATCCGAATCTGCGCTTCAGTCTGGTGCGTGCTCCGGGCATGGAGCCGGAACGGCTGGCCGAATTCTGGCCGGACGACATTCCCGTGGACCTTGTGGAGCCGGACGATCGCTACCATGCCATTCGTCAGGCCCGATTCGTGCTGGCCGCGTCCGGAACCGTGTCGCTGGAATGCGCGCTCATCGGCACCCCGGCCATCATTGCGTATCAGCTTTCCAAACTCAGCGTGTTCATTGGCAGAATGATCATCAACGTGCCGTTCATCTCCCTGCCCAACCTGATCATGAACCGGGAAATCTTTCCGGAAAACATTCAGGAGGACGCGCGCGCGGAGAATCTGACCCGGCTGGCCGAAAGCTGGCTCGACGACACGGAATATTCCCGAGTGCGAAGCGAACTGGCCGCCCTGCGCAAGGAAGTGGGCGAACCCGGAGCCGTGGCAAGGGCTGCGGAAATCATTTTCAACGACATTCCCCGGGCCTGA
- a CDS encoding ABC transporter ATP-binding protein, producing the protein MPDHLISLENVSVTRGGHALVRDISWQLKPGEHWAVAGANGSGKTTLLRLMRGELHPDPGGIRRYDFGDGPQSTPLGVRQRIALVSADMQDFYRLHAPRAVARDVALAGFFDTPLLYESPTAEQEQAVANAFALLGIRELADREMGTLSTGQARKVLLARAVSIGPDVILLDEALDGLDRQSRADMLPLLERIGERAALICAAHRASDVPSCVSRVLVMEKGRILARGGVEALDALGPDTPAEWPESLMPSAPDLSAYPFLVRVNNASVVVNGKRILDAVNWEMKPGEHWAVLGANGAGKSTLLKLLLSEHAPYADGESSGTVERLGAMPMDQARQLIGVVSPDLQTQYARKLGWEVTTLETVLSGFRGSVGMLDEPVSGELLSAREWLHAFGLEGLAQTPLRRLSYGQQRRVFLARALAPGPHLLLLDEPFAGLDTRSRRAMRDMIQRIACSGTPVVLVTHHAGDIVPAISHVLELRHGKIVRCGIRSAEHAA; encoded by the coding sequence ATGCCCGATCATCTGATTTCGCTGGAAAACGTCTCCGTAACCCGTGGTGGCCATGCTCTGGTGCGCGACATTTCATGGCAGCTCAAGCCCGGCGAGCATTGGGCCGTGGCCGGTGCCAACGGCTCGGGGAAGACCACGCTGCTTCGTCTGATGCGCGGAGAGCTGCATCCCGATCCCGGGGGCATTCGACGCTACGATTTCGGCGACGGCCCGCAGTCCACGCCCCTTGGCGTGCGGCAGCGCATTGCGCTGGTGTCGGCGGACATGCAGGATTTCTACAGGCTGCACGCACCTCGGGCGGTTGCCCGGGACGTGGCGCTGGCCGGATTTTTCGACACGCCCCTGCTCTACGAGTCTCCGACTGCGGAACAGGAACAGGCCGTGGCCAATGCCTTTGCCCTGCTTGGCATCCGTGAATTGGCCGACCGGGAAATGGGCACCCTGTCCACCGGGCAGGCGCGCAAGGTACTGCTGGCCCGGGCCGTGAGCATCGGGCCGGACGTGATCCTGCTGGACGAGGCACTGGATGGGCTGGATCGGCAATCCCGAGCAGACATGCTGCCCCTGCTGGAACGGATCGGGGAACGCGCCGCATTGATCTGTGCCGCGCATCGGGCCTCGGACGTGCCTTCCTGCGTATCCCGAGTGCTGGTCATGGAAAAGGGACGCATTCTGGCGCGCGGCGGTGTCGAAGCGCTGGACGCTCTCGGCCCGGACACGCCCGCCGAATGGCCGGAATCCCTGATGCCGTCCGCCCCGGACCTGTCCGCATATCCCTTTCTTGTTCGGGTGAACAACGCGTCCGTGGTGGTGAACGGCAAGCGCATTCTGGATGCGGTGAATTGGGAAATGAAGCCGGGTGAACACTGGGCCGTGCTCGGGGCAAACGGGGCCGGAAAATCCACCCTGCTCAAGCTGCTGCTTTCGGAACACGCGCCCTATGCGGACGGCGAAAGCTCGGGCACGGTGGAACGGCTCGGCGCAATGCCCATGGACCAGGCTCGGCAGCTCATCGGCGTAGTGTCCCCGGACTTGCAGACCCAGTATGCCCGGAAGCTGGGCTGGGAGGTCACGACGCTGGAGACCGTACTGTCCGGATTCCGGGGCAGTGTGGGCATGCTGGACGAACCCGTTTCCGGCGAACTGCTTTCCGCCCGGGAATGGCTGCACGCGTTCGGGCTGGAAGGACTCGCGCAGACGCCGCTCAGGCGACTGTCCTATGGCCAGCAGCGGCGGGTGTTTCTGGCCCGAGCTCTTGCGCCCGGGCCGCATCTGCTTTTGCTGGACGAACCGTTTGCCGGGTTGGATACGCGCTCCCGCAGAGCCATGCGGGACATGATTCAGCGCATTGCCTGTTCCGGCACGCCCGTCGTGCTGGTGACGCATCACGCCGGAGACATTGTGCCTGCCATTTCTCATGTACTGGAGCTACGTCACGGAAAAATCGTCCGTTGCGGAATTCGTTCCGCAGAACACGCAGCGTAA
- the infA gene encoding translation initiation factor IF-1, whose translation MAKEEAIEVEGVIQESLPNAMFRVELENGHTILGHISGKMRKHYIRILPGDRVKVELSPYDLTRGRITFRLR comes from the coding sequence ATGGCAAAAGAAGAAGCCATAGAAGTCGAAGGCGTGATCCAGGAATCCCTGCCCAACGCCATGTTTCGGGTGGAGCTGGAGAACGGCCACACCATTCTCGGACACATTTCCGGCAAGATGCGCAAGCATTACATCCGCATCCTGCCGGGAGACCGCGTCAAGGTGGAACTGTCTCCCTATGACCTGACCCGTGGCCGGATCACTTTTCGGCTGCGGTAA
- a CDS encoding Gfo/Idh/MocA family protein, with product MMKVAVIGLGWMGRVHLRNYTEMSGVEVVGIVDVDSNTLKEVSEQFNVPAFETVEQLLEHDLDAVSVCVPTVLHHEIGLKVIEKGVAVLIEKPLAATVEQGEELVAKAAAGNVPLMVGHVERFNPAVERVKELVGDDVISIQIERVGPYPPRIQDVGVIKDLGSHDIDLIRYITGSDYKSVYAVCSTSIGKHEDTALITAEMENGVLANINTNWVTPYKSRKIHVACESKYIEANLITQEVKEFSSFSTYDKSYSVREWPLIWREPVRSELTQFLDALRNGTPLPITGEDALKVLKVFDRIFACTC from the coding sequence ATGATGAAAGTAGCCGTTATCGGCCTCGGCTGGATGGGCCGGGTCCATTTGAGGAATTACACCGAGATGTCCGGCGTGGAAGTCGTGGGCATCGTGGACGTGGACAGCAACACCCTGAAAGAGGTTTCCGAGCAGTTCAACGTGCCTGCCTTCGAGACCGTGGAGCAGCTTCTGGAACACGATCTGGATGCGGTGAGCGTCTGCGTTCCCACCGTGCTGCATCACGAGATCGGCCTCAAGGTCATTGAAAAGGGCGTGGCCGTGCTCATTGAAAAGCCGCTGGCCGCTACCGTGGAGCAGGGCGAGGAGCTTGTTGCCAAGGCCGCTGCCGGAAACGTGCCGCTCATGGTCGGCCATGTGGAACGCTTCAATCCGGCCGTGGAACGCGTCAAGGAACTGGTGGGCGACGATGTCATCTCCATCCAGATCGAACGTGTCGGCCCGTATCCGCCGCGCATTCAGGACGTGGGCGTGATCAAGGATCTCGGTTCCCACGACATTGACCTCATTCGCTACATCACGGGTTCCGATTACAAGTCCGTGTACGCGGTGTGTTCCACTTCCATCGGCAAGCATGAGGACACGGCCCTGATCACTGCGGAGATGGAAAACGGCGTACTCGCCAACATCAATACCAACTGGGTGACCCCGTACAAGTCCCGCAAGATTCACGTGGCCTGCGAGTCCAAGTACATCGAGGCCAACCTGATCACGCAGGAAGTCAAGGAATTCTCCAGCTTCTCGACCTATGACAAGAGCTATTCGGTCCGCGAATGGCCGCTCATCTGGCGCGAACCCGTGCGTTCGGAACTGACCCAGTTTCTGGACGCCCTGCGCAATGGCACGCCCCTGCCCATCACGGGCGAGGACGCGCTCAAGGTGCTCAAGGTCTTTGACCGCATCTTTGCCTGCACCTGCTAG
- the hypF gene encoding carbamoyltransferase HypF produces the protein MSLLRRRFTITGQVQGVGFRPFVYRTALDNGVCGCVRNSSEGVIIETQGTSIQVTGFASDLEAKLPPLARIVTLEAEDISVVDGEEAFAILKSTGGKGHSVLISPDVATCPDCLADMSDPTNRRYRYPFTNCTNCGPRYTITRSIPYDRPKTSMACFPLCPDCEHEYNDPLDRRFHAQPNACPVCGPKTWLTTPDGRTLAQGDESIRRLAHELADGKVAAIKGLGGFHLACDAANEQAVAELRLRKHRPDKPLAVMVPNMDAARQLADIQPAEEEWLTGIQRPIVLAARRTDAPIAASIAPDTNFLGIMLPYTPLHHILLHDFAEASGHAAPALVMTSGNMSSEPISLGNREAASRLKDIADVFLFHNRDILIRTDDSVLRVNPFSGQPMHMRRARGFIPGPVFLAESGPTVLGTGPELKCTLTLTKGNQAFSSQHIGNLTNLENLGFYKEILAHLQDILQVRPELIVHDLHPDYMTSSLAEKLSGETGIPLAVLQHHYAHIHAVLAENRHRTPAIGLALDGTGLGQDHTIWGGECLFVDPESLEHQRLAHFTHINLPGGEAAVREPWRIAQAALWKLGITEPGRYRWSWLDEFGPVSRMLPQLLEKGVNCPATSSCGRLFDAVAALCGLCNRITYEGQAAIQLEKVQDMSETSAYPCPMISEDPAQLDTLSLFRAAFEDLEHGTPVPKVSRRFHLGLIRGLTDMATAFSSLLGIPHIALSGGVMQNLTLATELPMALEAEGLVPLVHTQVPPNDACISLGQAAWGQRKLLLEE, from the coding sequence ATGTCATTGCTTCGCCGCCGCTTCACCATTACCGGTCAGGTTCAGGGCGTGGGATTTCGTCCCTTCGTCTATCGCACGGCCTTGGACAACGGGGTTTGCGGCTGTGTCCGCAACTCGTCCGAGGGCGTGATCATCGAAACACAGGGCACGTCGATTCAGGTGACGGGATTCGCTTCGGACCTCGAAGCCAAGCTGCCGCCTCTGGCGCGCATCGTGACCCTTGAAGCCGAGGACATTTCCGTGGTGGACGGCGAGGAAGCCTTTGCCATCCTGAAATCCACGGGCGGAAAAGGGCATTCCGTGCTCATCAGCCCGGACGTGGCCACCTGCCCGGATTGTCTGGCGGACATGAGCGACCCGACCAACCGCCGCTATCGCTACCCCTTCACCAACTGCACCAACTGCGGGCCGCGCTACACCATTACCCGATCCATTCCCTATGATCGGCCCAAGACCTCCATGGCCTGCTTTCCCCTGTGCCCGGATTGCGAGCATGAATACAACGATCCGCTCGACCGGCGATTCCATGCCCAGCCCAATGCCTGTCCGGTGTGCGGTCCCAAAACATGGCTCACGACGCCGGACGGCCGTACTCTGGCGCAGGGCGACGAATCCATTCGGCGGCTGGCCCATGAACTGGCGGATGGCAAGGTTGCGGCCATCAAGGGCCTCGGCGGATTCCATCTGGCGTGCGACGCGGCCAACGAGCAGGCCGTGGCCGAACTGCGGCTTCGCAAGCACAGGCCGGACAAGCCGCTGGCCGTAATGGTGCCGAACATGGACGCGGCTCGGCAGCTTGCGGACATCCAGCCTGCGGAAGAGGAATGGCTGACCGGAATCCAGCGGCCCATCGTGCTGGCCGCACGCCGTACCGACGCGCCCATTGCCGCGTCCATTGCGCCGGACACGAATTTTCTGGGCATCATGCTGCCCTACACTCCGCTGCACCACATCCTGCTGCACGATTTTGCCGAAGCCTCCGGCCATGCGGCTCCGGCTCTGGTCATGACTTCGGGCAACATGAGTTCCGAGCCCATCAGTCTGGGCAATCGGGAAGCGGCATCCCGACTCAAGGATATCGCGGACGTGTTTCTGTTCCACAATCGGGACATCCTGATCCGCACGGATGACTCGGTGCTGCGCGTGAATCCCTTTTCCGGCCAGCCCATGCACATGCGCCGGGCGCGCGGGTTCATTCCCGGTCCGGTATTTCTGGCCGAATCCGGCCCCACGGTTCTGGGAACCGGCCCGGAACTCAAGTGCACCCTGACTCTGACCAAGGGAAATCAGGCCTTTTCCAGCCAGCACATCGGCAACCTGACCAATCTGGAGAACCTTGGCTTCTACAAGGAAATTCTTGCGCATCTTCAGGACATCCTTCAGGTGCGCCCCGAGCTCATCGTGCACGACCTGCACCCGGACTACATGACATCCTCGCTGGCCGAGAAATTGTCCGGAGAGACCGGAATTCCGCTGGCCGTGCTGCAGCACCACTATGCGCACATTCATGCGGTGCTGGCCGAGAACAGGCATCGGACTCCGGCCATCGGGCTTGCCTTGGACGGCACCGGACTGGGCCAGGATCACACCATCTGGGGCGGGGAATGCCTGTTCGTCGACCCGGAGAGTCTGGAGCATCAGCGACTGGCGCATTTCACGCACATCAACCTGCCCGGGGGCGAGGCTGCGGTGCGCGAACCATGGCGCATTGCGCAGGCCGCGCTCTGGAAGCTGGGCATCACCGAACCCGGCAGGTACCGCTGGTCGTGGCTCGACGAATTCGGCCCGGTCAGCCGCATGCTGCCCCAGCTTCTGGAAAAGGGCGTGAACTGTCCGGCCACGAGCAGCTGCGGCAGACTGTTCGACGCGGTCGCGGCTCTGTGCGGACTGTGCAACAGGATCACCTATGAAGGGCAGGCCGCGATCCAGCTGGAAAAGGTGCAGGACATGAGCGAGACCTCGGCCTATCCCTGCCCCATGATTTCCGAAGACCCGGCGCAGCTGGACACCCTGTCCCTGTTTCGCGCGGCGTTCGAAGATCTTGAGCACGGTACCCCGGTCCCCAAGGTATCCCGCCGCTTCCATCTTGGCCTGATTCGCGGCCTGACCGACATGGCCACAGCCTTTTCCTCCCTGCTGGGCATCCCCCACATCGCGCTCTCCGGCGGTGTGATGCAGAATCTGACCCTTGCCACGGAGCTCCCCATGGCTCTGGAAGCTGAAGGGCTTGTCCCCTTGGTGCATACGCAGGTGCCGCCCAATGATGCCTGCATTTCCCTCGGACAGGCGGCCTGGGGGCAGAGAAAGTTGCTTCTGGAGGAGTAG
- a CDS encoding pyridoxal-phosphate-dependent aminotransferase family protein: MTKPDFTPLKLFITGPTYIRDEAKAAGELPEFGHRDSENVKRMAPIMENLRRVALVDDSYQPMLINGSGSTAMEAAVRSLVADGETMLNVTVGAFGDLFGRIASANGKQCEQLRFDYGRAIDPDVLRKTLERVRPAVVTFTHNETSTGVTNDIVAVCSLIREFGAMPVVDGVSIFGGTDLKIMEAQPAMYVTATQKSLALPAGFGIALVGREAEEKAARVANRGYSSCILNQLAKARINQTLTTPNTQLVNQLWAQLDYIVNEEGVENRFARHAAMRAQTAEWVSSMDGFDLFAQDGHRSPTLTTVQCPQGLTVEQLKKGVKESMRAKGYLFDPGYGKVNAEMEKAGKRVIFRIGHMGDITPAMLAEYLEELGEVLKAL, from the coding sequence ATGACCAAGCCTGATTTCACGCCGCTCAAGTTGTTCATAACCGGTCCCACCTATATCCGCGACGAGGCCAAGGCCGCCGGGGAACTGCCCGAGTTCGGGCATCGCGATTCCGAGAACGTGAAGCGCATGGCTCCGATCATGGAGAACCTGCGTCGCGTGGCTCTGGTGGATGATTCGTACCAGCCCATGCTCATCAACGGGTCCGGGTCCACGGCCATGGAAGCCGCAGTCCGCTCTCTCGTGGCGGACGGTGAGACCATGCTCAACGTCACTGTGGGCGCGTTCGGCGATCTGTTCGGCAGGATTGCGTCGGCCAACGGCAAGCAGTGCGAGCAGTTGCGGTTCGACTATGGCCGGGCCATTGATCCCGATGTGCTGCGGAAAACGCTTGAGCGCGTGCGGCCCGCCGTGGTCACGTTCACGCACAACGAGACCAGCACGGGCGTGACCAACGACATCGTCGCCGTGTGTTCCCTGATTCGCGAGTTCGGGGCCATGCCTGTGGTGGACGGAGTGTCCATCTTCGGCGGCACGGACCTGAAGATCATGGAGGCACAGCCCGCCATGTACGTGACCGCCACGCAGAAGAGTCTGGCTCTGCCTGCGGGGTTCGGCATCGCCCTTGTGGGGCGCGAGGCCGAGGAAAAGGCGGCCCGGGTTGCGAATCGCGGGTATTCGTCCTGCATCCTCAACCAGCTCGCCAAGGCGCGGATCAACCAGACCCTGACCACGCCCAACACCCAGCTTGTGAACCAGCTTTGGGCGCAGCTCGACTACATCGTGAACGAGGAAGGCGTGGAGAACCGGTTCGCCCGGCATGCGGCCATGCGCGCACAGACCGCGGAATGGGTGTCCTCCATGGACGGATTCGACCTGTTTGCGCAGGATGGCCATCGTTCTCCAACCCTGACCACGGTGCAGTGCCCGCAGGGGCTGACCGTGGAACAGCTCAAGAAGGGCGTCAAGGAATCCATGCGCGCCAAGGGCTATCTGTTCGATCCCGGCTACGGCAAGGTCAACGCGGAAATGGAAAAGGCTGGCAAACGCGTGATTTTTCGCATCGGCCACATGGGCGACATCACCCCGGCCATGCTCGCCGAATACCTTGAGGAACTCGGAGAGGTGCTGAAGGCGCTGTAG
- a CDS encoding glycosyltransferase, which translates to MPYSDLFRTLPRVPNFRPSDMEARVPGWCLGLEQPDRQKGLLHAFSNAAASEPLFASLGQALALWAWTSHPLERDMCVLLAHYHQQFPFLSRESERIVVESFARLNSLTVPEETAAAWQELAAEGDRSLILRFLAAKLANSDTGMPWLALVWRDLLLTGKPELGRVALDTFSWPESLLPLKIRLEAEWAFHYLPPEEAIDFVRKIDPAIWNGWRAYLEAELLLRAGEREQGASLLVALWQCMHWHPNLTLKLAELAEPAPVAGPIRREQAAILVYSWNKADLLADTLESLAQGDLGEARIFALDNGSDDHTPTVLATARDRFGADRFHVETLPINVGAPAARNWLLSLPQVRECQWAAFLDDDVVLPEDWLRRLLGAASLHASAGAVGCRITSARTPYGLQSGDYNLFPTPPQEPAPGELPNRVQVHDNCAGGLDNGLFTYARPCLSVSGCCHLVNMEAVRRAGAFDLRYTPSQFDDLDRDIRSNLASMPSVYAGGLAVRHVQHSSLAKARTVKQIGHVMGNKFKLDTRYSDEELVRLARENSSMLAAHLDRSHGLAQEFARSLDNADIRS; encoded by the coding sequence ATGCCGTATTCCGATCTTTTTCGAACGCTCCCCCGGGTACCGAATTTCCGGCCTTCGGACATGGAGGCCCGCGTACCGGGCTGGTGTCTCGGGTTGGAACAGCCGGACAGACAGAAAGGGTTGCTCCACGCCTTTTCCAATGCTGCGGCAAGCGAACCGTTGTTCGCATCGCTGGGACAGGCGCTGGCTCTTTGGGCATGGACGAGCCATCCGCTGGAAAGGGACATGTGCGTGCTACTGGCCCACTATCATCAGCAATTTCCGTTTCTGTCCCGGGAGTCCGAACGCATTGTCGTGGAATCGTTCGCCCGCCTGAACAGCCTGACCGTACCCGAGGAAACCGCTGCGGCATGGCAGGAACTCGCGGCCGAGGGCGATCGTTCCCTGATCCTGCGTTTTCTGGCCGCCAAGCTGGCCAATTCGGATACCGGGATGCCGTGGCTGGCTCTGGTCTGGCGCGATCTGCTGCTTACCGGAAAGCCGGAATTGGGCCGGGTTGCCCTGGATACGTTTTCATGGCCTGAATCCCTGCTTCCGCTCAAGATTCGGTTGGAAGCGGAATGGGCATTTCACTACCTGCCGCCGGAAGAAGCCATCGATTTCGTCAGAAAGATTGACCCTGCGATCTGGAACGGCTGGCGTGCGTATCTGGAAGCCGAACTTCTGCTCCGGGCCGGGGAACGCGAACAGGGCGCTTCCCTGCTGGTCGCGCTTTGGCAATGCATGCACTGGCACCCGAACCTGACCCTGAAACTGGCGGAACTGGCCGAGCCCGCGCCCGTTGCCGGACCCATCCGGCGGGAACAGGCTGCGATTCTGGTCTATTCGTGGAACAAGGCCGACCTGCTGGCCGATACGCTGGAAAGCCTTGCGCAAGGCGACTTGGGCGAGGCCCGGATTTTCGCGTTGGACAACGGGTCCGACGACCATACCCCGACCGTGCTGGCAACGGCCCGGGACCGTTTCGGCGCGGACCGTTTTCATGTGGAAACCCTGCCCATCAACGTGGGCGCACCTGCCGCGCGCAACTGGCTGCTTTCCCTGCCGCAGGTTCGGGAATGCCAATGGGCCGCTTTTCTGGACGATGACGTGGTGTTGCCCGAGGATTGGCTGCGTCGGCTGCTTGGGGCCGCGTCCCTGCACGCCTCGGCCGGGGCCGTGGGATGCCGCATCACTTCGGCCCGCACGCCCTACGGCTTGCAGTCCGGGGACTACAACCTGTTCCCCACGCCGCCGCAGGAGCCCGCGCCCGGGGAACTGCCCAATCGGGTGCAGGTGCATGACAATTGCGCGGGCGGTCTGGACAACGGACTGTTCACCTATGCGCGCCCCTGTCTTTCCGTGAGCGGCTGCTGCCATCTGGTGAACATGGAGGCCGTGCGCCGCGCCGGGGCGTTCGATCTGCGCTATACCCCGTCCCAGTTCGACGATCTGGACCGCGACATCCGCTCGAATCTCGCGTCCATGCCCAGCGTGTACGCGGGCGGACTGGCCGTGCGCCACGTGCAGCATTCCAGTCTGGCCAAGGCCAGAACCGTGAAGCAGATCGGCCACGTCATGGGCAACAAGTTCAAACTGGACACCAGGTATTCGGACGAGGAACTTGTTCGGCTGGCCCGGGAGAATTCGTCGATGCTCGCCGCACATCTGGACCGCAGTCACGGTCTGGCGCAGGAATTCGCCAGATCGCTGGACAACGCGGACATCCGGTCTTAA
- a CDS encoding DUF362 domain-containing protein has product MSETIAIARILEYESTLLDSAVGLVLKEAGIKPDPRSRVLVKPNLISSTNAEHSCTNARITAAACRYLLDCGAYVTVADSPAFGTVNSVARASCLDYELSRIAMNVSPMRRPRSVRLRSGRKIAVSRDALEADLIVSIPRLKVHGQMRVTGAVKNLFGCVVGFRKAFAHRRFPDMEQFRSMIMDLYEILPPKAALMDAVRPMHRDGPTKGEPFDLGLIAASHDPVALDTAMYDLLDLTPEAVPLWAEAVKRDLPGARPDSLVYPLEKPDSFDATGFVIPEVLDPIRFQPMRLAKGRLRSLLKRFTKD; this is encoded by the coding sequence ATGTCCGAAACCATAGCCATCGCACGCATTCTGGAATACGAATCCACCCTGCTCGACTCGGCCGTGGGCCTTGTGCTCAAGGAGGCGGGAATCAAGCCCGATCCCCGGTCGCGGGTGCTGGTCAAACCCAACCTGATCTCTTCGACCAACGCGGAACACAGTTGCACCAATGCCCGGATCACGGCCGCAGCCTGCCGCTATCTTCTGGACTGCGGCGCCTATGTCACGGTGGCGGATTCCCCGGCCTTCGGCACGGTCAACAGCGTGGCCAGGGCTTCCTGTCTGGACTACGAACTGTCGCGCATCGCCATGAACGTCAGCCCCATGCGCAGGCCGCGCTCCGTGCGCTTGAGAAGCGGAAGGAAAATTGCGGTTTCCCGGGATGCACTCGAAGCGGACCTGATCGTGAGCATTCCCCGGCTCAAGGTGCACGGCCAGATGCGCGTCACTGGCGCGGTCAAGAACCTGTTCGGCTGCGTGGTGGGATTCCGCAAGGCATTTGCACACCGGCGGTTTCCGGACATGGAGCAGTTCCGGTCCATGATCATGGACCTGTACGAGATTCTTCCGCCCAAGGCCGCGCTCATGGATGCGGTGCGGCCCATGCACAGGGACGGTCCGACCAAGGGCGAACCGTTCGATCTGGGCCTGATTGCGGCCTCGCACGATCCCGTTGCTCTGGACACGGCCATGTACGACCTGCTGGATCTGACTCCCGAAGCCGTGCCCCTGTGGGCCGAGGCCGTGAAACGCGACCTGCCCGGGGCGCGCCCCGATTCGCTTGTCTATCCGCTGGAAAAGCCGGACTCCTTTGACGCAACCGGATTCGTGATTCCGGAAGTTCTGGACCCGATCCGATTTCAGCCCATGCGGCTGGCCAAGGGACGGCTGCGCAGCCTGTTGAAACGGTTCACAAAAGACTAA
- a CDS encoding cold-shock protein: MRHTGIVSWFNEQKGFGFISDDQGGDVFVHYTEIVRDGFQTLDPGERVTFELVDEEIGPKAVDVRLQSSESSSPLP, from the coding sequence ATGCGGCATACAGGCATTGTCAGCTGGTTCAACGAACAGAAAGGGTTCGGTTTCATCTCCGACGATCAGGGCGGGGACGTGTTCGTGCACTACACGGAAATCGTGCGCGACGGCTTCCAGACTCTTGATCCTGGGGAAAGGGTCACTTTCGAATTGGTGGACGAGGAAATCGGTCCCAAGGCCGTGGATGTCCGCCTCCAGTCGTCCGAGTCGAGTTCCCCACTGCCATAG